The Streptomyces racemochromogenes DNA segment CCGGGTCGGGTTCCCCGGCCAGCATCTCGGCCTTGGCCTCCAGGAGCGCGGGCCGGTCGAGTTCGTAGACGGTGACGCCTTCGGGCCACGGGAGCCGGTAGAAGCGGGTGTCCATGCCGGCGGCGAGGAACACCACCTGGCGGATGCCGTGGTCCTGGACGGCACGGACGATGGCCCGGTCCAGGTAGGTGGTGCGGATGGCGAGGAACGGCACGGTGCCGGCGCCGGCGTAGCGCTCCAGCAGGTCGAAGCCGATGGTGTCGGCGACGGTGCGCGCGTACGGGTCGGCGAACAGCCGGTCCTCGCGCTCGGTTTCCAGGGCCCGCGCGGCGGCGGTCCACTGGGCGGTGCGGGATACGGCCTCCACGGGAGGCTCCCTTCACTCGTGGGGTGGGGGGATGTCAGGCCGGGGAGCCGGCGCGGACGACCGGGTCCTCCGCCGCGGCGGGGTGCGGCGCGTCGCACTCGGCGGGCCGCCGCTCGAAGATGCTGTGCAGGATCATGCTGAACACGACGTTCCCGTCGGCGTCGGCCAGCGTGCACCTGGGCTGGACGACGCCGGTGCGCGGGTTGAACGGCGAGGGGCGCGAGCCCAGGATCTCTACGCGCGCCGTGAGCACGTCCCCGGGGCGGACGGGCCGCAGGTAGCGGATCTCGTCCACGCCGGGGGAGCCGGTACAGGCGCTGTAGGCGAGGAGCCCGTCGACGTAGCGGCGCATGAACATCGAGGCGCTGTGCCAGCCGCTGGCGATCAGGCCGCCGAACGGGGTCCGGGCGGCGAGCTCCGGGTCGGTGTGGAAGGGCTGCGGGTCGAAGCGCCTGCCGAACTCCAGCACCTCCTCCGCCGTGACGGTGACGGAGCCCAGTTCGTGGACGTCACCGGTCCGGAAGTCCTCGAAGTAGCGCATCACGCAACCCCCTTGACGGAGAGAAACAGTTCCTCTGGCGTGAACCAATCTACGAATCAGCCGATTATTTTGTCAACCCAAAAGAAGACCGCATCGTCTGTTCTATCGCAGTGCCTGTTCCACGTCCTGCCAGAGGTCCTCCGGGTCCTCGATCCCCACCGACATCCGGACCAGGCCCGGACCGATGCCGGCGCGCGCCAGCGCCCCCTCGTCCAGCTCCCGGTGGGAGGTGCTGGCGGGGTGCGTGACCAGCGTCTCCACCCCGCCCAGCGAGAGCGCGAGCCGCGCCAGGCGCACCCCCTCGACGAAGGCGCGGCCCGCCTCCCGGCCGCCGCGCAGGTCGAAGGAGAGCAGCCCCCCGCCCCCGGAGAGCACCTTGCGGGCCATCGCGTACGAGGGGTGCGTTCCCAGCCACGGCCAGTGGACGGCCGCCACCGCCGGGTGGGCCGCCAGCCGCTGCGCCAGCACGCCGGCGTTGGCGCAGTGCTCGCGCATCCGCAGCGGCAGCGTGGCGATCCCGCGCAGCGTCAGCCATACGGCGAACGGGTCGGCGCTGGCGCCGAGTTCGACGGTGCGCGGCCACACCTCCCGGCGCAGGGCGTCGTCCGCGAAGACGGCCGCGCCGCCCAGGACGTCGGAGTGCCCCGCGAGGTACTTGGTGGTGGAGTGGAGCACGATGTCGGCGCCGTGCTCGATCGGCCGGCACAGGACGGGCGAGGCCAGGGAGTTGTCCACGGCGCTGATCACCCCGAGGCGCCGGGCCGCCGCCAGCAGGCCGGGCAGGTCGGGGACCTGGCCGGTGGGGTTGGCGATGGTCTCCAGGACCAGCAGCCGGGTGCGGGGCCCGGCGAGCGCCTCGAACTCGCGCGCGTCGTCACCGCCGATGTGGTCGACCCGTACCCCGTAGCGCTCCTTCAGGTCGCTCAGCGCCGCGTACGTCCCCCCGTACAGGCAGCGCTGCGCGATCACCTGGTCGCCGGGGCGGAGCAGGGCGAGGAGCACCCCGCTGATGGCGCCCATCCCGGAGGCGAAGGCGATGGCCGAGGCGCCGCCCTCCAGTCCGGCGAGGGTCCGTTCCAGGGCGCGGACGGTGGGGTTGCCGCGGCGGCTGTAGACGTAG contains these protein-coding regions:
- a CDS encoding aminotransferase class I/II-fold pyridoxal phosphate-dependent enzyme, which produces MKDIRTRAVHVAHELEVPASRPLSVPLVQSSAFAFDSADELARAMAGPDGDYVYSRRGNPTVRALERTLAGLEGGASAIAFASGMGAISGVLLALLRPGDQVIAQRCLYGGTYAALSDLKERYGVRVDHIGGDDAREFEALAGPRTRLLVLETIANPTGQVPDLPGLLAAARRLGVISAVDNSLASPVLCRPIEHGADIVLHSTTKYLAGHSDVLGGAAVFADDALRREVWPRTVELGASADPFAVWLTLRGIATLPLRMREHCANAGVLAQRLAAHPAVAAVHWPWLGTHPSYAMARKVLSGGGGLLSFDLRGGREAGRAFVEGVRLARLALSLGGVETLVTHPASTSHRELDEGALARAGIGPGLVRMSVGIEDPEDLWQDVEQALR
- a CDS encoding MaoC family dehydratase; amino-acid sequence: MRYFEDFRTGDVHELGSVTVTAEEVLEFGRRFDPQPFHTDPELAARTPFGGLIASGWHSASMFMRRYVDGLLAYSACTGSPGVDEIRYLRPVRPGDVLTARVEILGSRPSPFNPRTGVVQPRCTLADADGNVVFSMILHSIFERRPAECDAPHPAAAEDPVVRAGSPA